From the genome of Triticum aestivum cultivar Chinese Spring chromosome 3B, IWGSC CS RefSeq v2.1, whole genome shotgun sequence, one region includes:
- the LOC123066100 gene encoding probable membrane-associated 30 kDa protein, chloroplastic isoform X1 — protein MEIRAPPTSLRLATPPATASFRSASLRTSFLNSSVSLRAVQVRQSNVNRFKCNAIRSNLFDRLTRVVRSYANAILSSFEDPEKILDQAVLEMNDDLTKMRQATAQVLASQKRLENKYKAAEQADADWYRRAQLALQKGEEDLAREALKRRKSYAENASSLKAQLDQQKSVVENLVSNTRLLESKIAEAKQKKDTLKARAQSAKTATKVSEMLGNVNTSGALSAFEKMEEKVMTMESQAEALGQLGADDLEGKFAMLETTSVDDDFAQMRKELSGSSLFHDIQKGELPPGRNTSSKSSSPFRDTEIEKELSELRKKAKEY, from the exons ATGGAGATCAGGGCCCCGCCGACGAGCCTCAGGCTCGCGACGCCGCCTGCCACCGCCAGCTTCCGCTCGGCCTCCCTCCGGACCTCCTTCCTCAACAGCAGCG TCTCTCTTCGAGCTGTGCAAGTACGCCAATCAAATGTCAACAGATTTAAGTGCAACGCCATACGGAGTAACCTCTTCGATAGACTAACTAGGGTTGTCAGG TCCTATGCAAATGCAATTCTGAGTTCATTTGAGGACCCTGAGAAGATCCTAGATCAAGCGGTCTTGGAGATGAATGATGATTTAACAAAGATGCGGCAGGCCACTGCACAG GTCTTGGCATCTCAAAAGCGGCTTGAGAACAAGTATAAAGCTGCCGAACAAGCTGATGCTGATTG GTATCGGAGGGCTCAACTTGCTCTTCAAAAGGGTGAAGAGGATCTTGCTCGTGAAGCCCTTAAACGGCGTAAATCATATGCT GAAAATGCAAGCTCATTAAAGGCGCAGCTTGATCAGCAGAAGAGTGTCGTTGAAAATCTTGTTTCAAATACCAGG CTTCTTGAGAGCAAGATAGCAGAGGCCAAGCAGAAAAAGGATACCCTAAAAGCCCGTGCTCAATCAGCAAA GACCGCAACAAAAGTAAGTGAAATGCTGGGAAATGTAAATACAAGTGGTGCCCTGTCAGCATTTGAGAAGATGGAGGAGAAAG TTATGACTATGGAATCCCAAGCTGAGGCCCTTGGTCAGTTAGGTGCTGATGATCTAGAAGGAAAG TTTGCAATGCTTGAGACTACATCGGTGGATGATGATTTTGCACAAATGAGAAAAGAACTGTCCGGGAGCTCTTTG TTTCATGACATACAGAAAGGCGAACTTCCTCCAGGCCGAAACACATCCAGCAAATCGAGCAGCCCTTTCAGAGACACGGAGATTGAGAAGGAGCTAAGCGAGCTGCGGAAGAAGGCCAAAGAGTATTAG
- the LOC123066100 gene encoding probable membrane-associated 30 kDa protein, chloroplastic isoform X2, whose product MEIRAPPTSLRLATPPATASFRSASLRTSFLNSSVSLRAVQVRQSNVNRFKCNAIRSNLFDRLTRVVRSYANAILSSFEDPEKILDQAVLEMNDDLTKMRQATAQVLASQKRLENKYKAAEQADADWYRRAQLALQKGEEDLAREALKRRKSYAENASSLKAQLDQQKSVVENLVSNTRLLESKIAEAKQKKDTLKARAQSAKTATKVSEMLGNVNTSGALSAFEKMEEKVMTMESQAEALGQLGADDLEGKFAMLETTSVDDDFAQMRKELSGSSLKGELPPGRNTSSKSSSPFRDTEIEKELSELRKKAKEY is encoded by the exons ATGGAGATCAGGGCCCCGCCGACGAGCCTCAGGCTCGCGACGCCGCCTGCCACCGCCAGCTTCCGCTCGGCCTCCCTCCGGACCTCCTTCCTCAACAGCAGCG TCTCTCTTCGAGCTGTGCAAGTACGCCAATCAAATGTCAACAGATTTAAGTGCAACGCCATACGGAGTAACCTCTTCGATAGACTAACTAGGGTTGTCAGG TCCTATGCAAATGCAATTCTGAGTTCATTTGAGGACCCTGAGAAGATCCTAGATCAAGCGGTCTTGGAGATGAATGATGATTTAACAAAGATGCGGCAGGCCACTGCACAG GTCTTGGCATCTCAAAAGCGGCTTGAGAACAAGTATAAAGCTGCCGAACAAGCTGATGCTGATTG GTATCGGAGGGCTCAACTTGCTCTTCAAAAGGGTGAAGAGGATCTTGCTCGTGAAGCCCTTAAACGGCGTAAATCATATGCT GAAAATGCAAGCTCATTAAAGGCGCAGCTTGATCAGCAGAAGAGTGTCGTTGAAAATCTTGTTTCAAATACCAGG CTTCTTGAGAGCAAGATAGCAGAGGCCAAGCAGAAAAAGGATACCCTAAAAGCCCGTGCTCAATCAGCAAA GACCGCAACAAAAGTAAGTGAAATGCTGGGAAATGTAAATACAAGTGGTGCCCTGTCAGCATTTGAGAAGATGGAGGAGAAAG TTATGACTATGGAATCCCAAGCTGAGGCCCTTGGTCAGTTAGGTGCTGATGATCTAGAAGGAAAG TTTGCAATGCTTGAGACTACATCGGTGGATGATGATTTTGCACAAATGAGAAAAGAACTGTCCGGGAGCTCTTTG AAAGGCGAACTTCCTCCAGGCCGAAACACATCCAGCAAATCGAGCAGCCCTTTCAGAGACACGGAGATTGAGAAGGAGCTAAGCGAGCTGCGGAAGAAGGCCAAAGAGTATTAG